Sequence from the Halobaculum rubrum genome:
TCGAGGCGGACGAGCTCACCTACCACCTCCACATCATCCTCCGGTGTGAGATCGACCGCGCGATCGTCGAGGGCGACATCTCGATCGAGGAGGTTCCGCGGGTCTGGAACGAGAAGATGGACGACTACCTCGGCGTCGTCCCCGACACCGACGCCGAGGGCTGCCTGCAGGACATCCACTGGAGCGGCCGCTTCGCCGCGTTCCAGGGGTACACCATCGGCTCGGTGCTGGCGGCGCAGTTGGACCACGCGATGCGCGAGGACCTGGGCGACGTGGACGCGCTGATCCGCGAGGGCGACCTCGAGCCGCTGTGGGAGTGGATGACCGAACACGTCCACCGACACGGCCGGCGGTACCCGACGGACGAACTGGTCGAGGAGGCGACCGGCGAGCCGCTGACGGCCGAGTACTTCCTCGACTACGTCGAGGAGAAGTTCGGCGAACTGTACGGGCTCTGATCGGCGGAGGGAGGCCCCGCGTTCGCCGCGCGGGGCTCAACGCCGCGCACAACGAGGTCCGCTCGCTCACGGCGAACCGCGATCCGACCACTCCGCGGCGCCGCCTCGGACGATCGGAACCGCCTTCCGGCGGTTTCACGAACGATAGACTCGCCAGAAGGTATATGTGTACCCATGGTATAGCGTAACATGTATGGCGTCGGCACCGAGCCCGGATGGCGACCTGTTCGACGAGTTCCTGACCAGCCGCGGCCACGACGTGGAGACGGCCCGATGGGAGGAGTCCTATAACAAAAAGCAGTGTCCCGACTGCGGCGGGCTTCACGACGGCGACGCCGCGGAGTGCTCGGTGTGCGGCTGGCGACCCGAGACATCCCGCTGACCACGCCGTGAACTGACGACACGACGCATCGACGAAGCGATCGGCGGACCCGCGCCCCGGCCGCCGACAACGCGACGCGAGGGCGCCGATACGAACCTTCTGCCGACCGGACACGTCCGTTCGTGAGGGCGAGCCACGTCGCTTATGAGTCACGGACGAGTGGACATGGTAATGAGCGACCCGACGGTTACCCGCCTGTTCGGTGGTCCGGGCAGCGGGAAGACGACTGCGCTCCTCGACCGCGTCGAGGGGCTCATCGACGAGGGGACCGACGTCCGCGATATCCTCGTCGTTTCGTACACGCGCGCGGCGGCCGCCGAGGTCCGCGAGCGCCTCGCCGAACGCCTCGACACGACCCCGCGTCACCTGCAGGGGAACGTCTGCACCATGCACGCGAAGGCGTACGAACTGCTGAACCTCTCCCGAGGCGACGTGGTCGGCGAGGACGACAAGGAGGAGTTCTGCGACGACTACGGCGTCGAGTTCGAGGACGAGTACTCCGGCGGCGGCCGCCGCACCGCGCGCTCGACGACGCTCGGAAACAAGGTGATCGCCACCTCCCAGTGGCTCCAGCGCACAGAACGCGACGTGTCCGACTGGTACGACGTGCCGTTCCAGTGGGATGTCGAGGAGGTCCGGCTCCCCCCCGAGATCGACCCGAACGCCCAGGAGGGGAACAAGTACACCCCGACGTGGCCCGGCGACGACGACCGCCTCAACGTGCCCGAGGCGATCCGGGCGTGGCGCGCGTACAAGGGCGACGAGGGGCTGGTCGGCTTCGCCGACATGCTCGAACGGGTTGCACAACGCTCGCTGCTGCCAAGCGTCGATCACCTGGTGATCGACGAGTTCCAGGACATCACGACGCTGCAGTACGACGTGTACCAGGAGTGGAAGCCGCACATGGAGTCGTGCCTCATCGCCGGCGACGACGATCAGGTCGTGTACGCCTGGCAGGGCGCCGACCCCGCGCTGCTTCTGGACACCGAGGTCGACAACGACGAGGTGCTGCCGAACTCCTACCGGCTCCCCTCGAACATCCTCAACGTCGTCAACACGGAGATCCGCCACATCGACAGGCGCCAAGAGAAGGACCTCAAACCCCGCACTGAGGGCGGCGCAGTCGAGGCCATCGACTCCCCGTCGATGCTCGATCTCGTTCGGAACGTCCGCCACACCGTCCAGAGCACGGACGACGAGACGGTGATGGTGCTGTTCCGCGCGCGCTATCAGATGTTCGACTTCATCGACGAGTTCATCGCCGAGGGGATCCCGTTCTCGTGTCTCACCGACCAGCGGATGTGGACCGACCGCCTCACCGACTACGTGCGCGCGATCGAGGCCGTCGATCGCGACGAGGTGCTGACCGCGCTGCAGGCGCGCCGCCTCGCTGACATCCTACAGGACTCGGCGTTCGGCAGCAACGAGCGCGACGAACTGTACGACTTCCTCGACGACGTGGAGGAGACCGCCGACGAGGACGACCTCGCGGAGATACCGCTGTCCCCCGAGGACGTGAGCGAGTTCGTCCCGTTCATGCCCGACGGGCCGTCGGCCGCCGACATGGCCCGCAAGATCACCAGCTTCCAGCGGAAGTCCGTGAAGGCGTACTTCGCGGGCGGGTACGAAGGCGAGGACCCCAGCCGGGTCCGCCTCGGCACGATCCACTCCGCGAAGGGTCGCGAGGCCGACCACGTGTTCGTCAACACCGACCTCACCGAGAAGGTGGTCGAGCAGATGGCCGCCCAGGCCGAACAGCAGGGCCTCGACGTGACCGGCGTCGACGGCGAGGAGTTCACCAAGTCCACCAGCCCGGTGCCGGTGCTCACGAACAACGAGCGCCGGGTGTTCTACGTCGGCATGTCCC
This genomic interval carries:
- a CDS encoding UvrD-helicase domain-containing protein; translated protein: MVMSDPTVTRLFGGPGSGKTTALLDRVEGLIDEGTDVRDILVVSYTRAAAAEVRERLAERLDTTPRHLQGNVCTMHAKAYELLNLSRGDVVGEDDKEEFCDDYGVEFEDEYSGGGRRTARSTTLGNKVIATSQWLQRTERDVSDWYDVPFQWDVEEVRLPPEIDPNAQEGNKYTPTWPGDDDRLNVPEAIRAWRAYKGDEGLVGFADMLERVAQRSLLPSVDHLVIDEFQDITTLQYDVYQEWKPHMESCLIAGDDDQVVYAWQGADPALLLDTEVDNDEVLPNSYRLPSNILNVVNTEIRHIDRRQEKDLKPRTEGGAVEAIDSPSMLDLVRNVRHTVQSTDDETVMVLFRARYQMFDFIDEFIAEGIPFSCLTDQRMWTDRLTDYVRAIEAVDRDEVLTALQARRLADILQDSAFGSNERDELYDFLDDVEETADEDDLAEIPLSPEDVSEFVPFMPDGPSAADMARKITSFQRKSVKAYFAGGYEGEDPSRVRLGTIHSAKGREADHVFVNTDLTEKVVEQMAAQAEQQGLDVTGVDGEEFTKSTSPVPVLTNNERRVFYVGMSRARERLVLMENLVTGAPTLPISVVLHNEIREADPQAIVDEIVEEVEAPDPEVEA
- a CDS encoding HVO_0416 family zinc finger protein — translated: MASAPSPDGDLFDEFLTSRGHDVETARWEESYNKKQCPDCGGLHDGDAAECSVCGWRPETSR